One genomic region from Verrucomicrobiota bacterium encodes:
- a CDS encoding TorF family putative porin: MKKLTTILSASAILATGSAFAQDSLPIDGNIGVTSNYVFRGVSQTGNDAAVQGGLDFADESGIYVGTWVSNVNFAGGTELDVYGGFAGEAGDLGYDVGVIGYLYPAADEDANFAEVYLNLAYDAFGAGVAYTFVSEIDDGYFSDGDVAFFVSGGFDLAENFSVGLTVGYYIFDFSSDGDYVWGQLDLGKSTDFGDFTFSVTLADESDVAADDPLFFVSWGIGF; this comes from the coding sequence ATGAAAAAACTGACTACAATCCTGTCCGCGTCTGCAATACTTGCGACCGGTTCCGCCTTTGCTCAGGATTCATTACCGATCGACGGCAACATCGGCGTAACCAGCAACTACGTTTTCCGGGGTGTTTCCCAAACTGGAAACGACGCGGCCGTTCAAGGAGGTCTCGACTTTGCTGACGAGAGCGGCATCTACGTCGGAACTTGGGTGTCCAACGTTAACTTTGCTGGAGGGACCGAACTCGACGTTTACGGTGGCTTCGCAGGTGAAGCTGGAGACCTTGGGTATGACGTTGGCGTCATCGGGTATCTCTACCCGGCAGCAGATGAGGATGCAAACTTCGCAGAAGTGTATTTGAATCTCGCTTACGACGCCTTTGGTGCTGGGGTCGCTTACACGTTCGTGAGCGAAATTGATGATGGCTACTTTTCCGACGGAGATGTCGCATTCTTCGTATCGGGTGGCTTTGATCTCGCCGAGAACTTTTCGGTAGGCCTTACTGTGGGATACTACATCTTTGATTTCTCCAGTGACGGCGACTACGTTTGGGGCCAGCTGGACCTTGGCAAGAGCACAGACTTTGGGGATTTCACTTTCTCGGTCACTCTCGCTGATGAATCAGACGTTGCCGCCGACGATCCTCTCTTCTTCGTCTCTTGGGGTATCGGATTCTGA
- a CDS encoding Hsp20/alpha crystallin family protein: protein MTLFKTDLYSNDPFAGMNSLFEHFNRSFGGSFGVSSRDRQIPVNLYSADDAYNVRAEVPGFSKEEVTVELENAVLEIRAQKKSSEDGSTNSVQLVRKITIGDDVDPQKVTAKLENGVLSVHLPKNEATKPKSIEVS, encoded by the coding sequence ATGACATTATTCAAAACTGATCTCTACTCGAATGACCCATTCGCGGGAATGAACTCTCTATTCGAGCACTTTAACCGTAGCTTCGGAGGGAGCTTTGGGGTTTCGTCCAGAGACCGGCAGATCCCTGTAAACCTATACTCCGCCGATGACGCTTATAACGTCCGGGCCGAGGTGCCGGGGTTCTCCAAGGAAGAGGTAACTGTCGAGCTGGAAAACGCGGTCCTCGAAATCCGAGCACAAAAGAAGAGTTCGGAAGACGGATCGACCAATAGTGTTCAACTCGTTCGAAAGATCACCATCGGAGACGATGTGGATCCGCAAAAGGTAACCGCTAAGCTGGAAAACGGAGTTCTCTCGGTTCATCTGCCGAAGAACGAAGCGACGAAACCGAAGTCGATCGAGGTGAGCTAA
- a CDS encoding Hsp20/alpha crystallin family protein, giving the protein MTKTDSEVTQAARRESFRRPHYEVVPGKEKYLLKVHLPGVAKDRAEITIEKDQLLVVGRRKTQAPEGFKPVYEELARDDYRLQLQLNVQVDQDRVEAQTENGVLTVTLPLAAASKAKTISVE; this is encoded by the coding sequence ATGACTAAAACTGATAGCGAAGTCACCCAAGCCGCACGGCGAGAATCTTTCCGCCGACCCCACTACGAGGTCGTTCCTGGAAAAGAGAAGTATCTTCTAAAGGTTCACTTGCCGGGCGTCGCGAAAGACCGAGCAGAAATCACGATTGAGAAGGACCAACTTCTAGTTGTTGGGCGGAGAAAAACACAGGCTCCAGAAGGCTTTAAGCCTGTTTATGAGGAGTTGGCGCGAGACGACTATCGTTTACAGCTTCAGCTAAACGTGCAGGTGGATCAGGACCGGGTGGAAGCTCAGACAGAGAATGGAGTTCTGACGGTCACTCTACCGCTCGCTGCGGCCAGCAAGGCCAAAACAATCTCGGTCGAATAG